Proteins encoded within one genomic window of Triticum aestivum cultivar Chinese Spring chromosome 2D, IWGSC CS RefSeq v2.1, whole genome shotgun sequence:
- the LOC123055023 gene encoding double-strand break repair protein MRE11 isoform X3 encodes MEDDRDTLRILVATDCHLGYMEKDEIRRFDSFEAFEEICSLAKQKEVDFVLLGGDLFHENKPSRSTLVKTIEILRRYCLNDLPVKFQVVSDQTVNFPNRFGHVNYEDPHFNVGLPVFTIHGNHDDPAGVDNLSAIDILSACNLVNYFGKMDLGGSGVGQIAVHPVLVKKGTTTVALYGLGNIRDERLNRMFQTPHSVQWMRPESQEGLSVSDWFNILVLHQNRIKTNPKSAINEHFLPRFLDFVVWGHEHECLIDPQEVPGMGFHITQPGSSVATSLIDGEAKPKHVLLLEIKGNQYRPNKIPLMTVRPFEYAEVVLKDEADVDPNDQASVLEHLDKIVRNLIEKSSQPTASRSEAKLPLVRIKVDYSGFSTINPQRFGQKYVGKVANPQDILIFSKAAKKRQTTTGENIDESEKLRPEELNQQTIEALVAENNLKMEILPVDDLDIALHDFVSKDDKTAFYACLQRNLDETRKKLNSEAEKFKIEEEDIIVKVGECMQERVKEISLHSKGDTGLASSTQNLQDSTRGKSVAAESSLNTFSDDEDTRELLLGTRSTRSTAGFTRPSKDATGAARGGASKRGRGKGSLKQTTLSFSQSRSSAAIRSEEVDSSSDEDAANEANEVVENSDPEDSFPQSGRKRPAPRGRGRARGTTTAKRGRKADTGSMPSMVMSKDDDSDEDDKPKKPPPRVTRNYGAVKRR; translated from the exons AT GGAAGATGACAGAGACACGCTCCGGATACTTGTGGCCACCGATTGCCATCTGGGCTACATGGAGAAGGACGAGATACGAAGGTTTGATTCGTTCGAGGCTTTTGAGGAGATATGCTCGTTGGCAAAGCAGAAGGAG GTAGACTTTGTGCTTCTCGGTGGTGACCTGTTCCATGAGAACAAGCCTTCACGTTCAACCTTGGTGAAGACCATTGAGATTCTACGTCGCTACTGCCTGAATGACCTGCCAGTGAAGTTCCAGGTTGTCAGTGATCAGACAGTCAACTTCCCAAACAG ATTTGGCCATGTAAACTATGAAGACCCACATTTCAATGTTGGCTTGCCTGTGTTCACTATCCATGGAAATCATGATGATCCTGCTGGGGTG GATAACCTCTCTGCTATTGATATCCTTTCGGCTTGCAATCTTGTAAATTATTTTGGGAAGATGGACCTTGGCGGCTCTGGTGTTGGTCAAATAGCTGTCCATCCAGTACTTGTTAAAAAG GGTACAACTACAGTTGCACTATATGGCCTTGGGAACATTAGAGATGAGCGACTGAACAGAATGTTTCAG ACACCACATTCAGTACAATGGATGCGACCTGAAAGTCAAGAGGGTCTGTCCGTATCCGACTGGTTCAATATCCTGGTACTTCATCAGAACAG GATAAAGACAAACCCGAAAAGTGCCATCAATGAGCATTTCTTACCACGTTTTCTAGACTTCGTGGTATGGGGCCATGAGCATGAATGCCTTATTGACCCCCAG GAGGTCCCTGGAATGGGTTTTCACATCACGCAGCCAGGCTCATCAGTTGCAACCTCCCTGATTGACGGTGAAGCAAAACCAAAGCATGTTCTTTTGTTGGAAATCAAG GGAAACCAGTATAGGCCAAACAAAATACCTTTGATGACCGTTAGACCTTTTGAGTATGCTGAG GTTGTGCTGAAAGATGAAGCAGATGTCGACCCTAATGATCAGGCCTCTGTTCTTGAACATTTGGATAAAATT GTAAGAAATCTGATCGAAAAGAGTAGTCAACCAACAGCTAGTAGATCTGAAGCCAAACTTCCATTAGTTCGAATCAAG GTAGATTACTCTGGGTTTTCAACAATAAACCCGCAACGATTTGGTCAGAAGTATGTCGGCAAG GTTGCGAACCCCCAAGATATTCTCATTTTCTCAAAAGCAGCAAAGAAGCGCCAGACTACTACAGGAG AGAATATCGATGAGTCCGAGAAACTTCGTCCTGAGGAACTAAACCAACAAACTATTGAAGCTTTGGTTGCAGAAAATAACTTG AAAATGGAGATTCTTCCAGTTGACGACTTGGACATTGCATTGCATGACTTTGTCAGCAAGGATGACAAGACCGCATTCTATGCCTGTTTGCAGCGAAATCTGGATGAAACAAGG AAGAAACTGAATTCTGAAGCAGAGAAATTTAAAATCGAGGAAGAAGATATAATAGTCAAAGTCGGCGAGTGCATGCAG GAACGTGTAAAGGAAATATCCCTCCACTCCAAGGGAGACACAGGGCTTGCATCAAGCACTCAAAATTTG CAGGATTCTACTAGAGGTAAATCTGTAGCAGCTGAAAGTAGCCTGAACACTTTTAGTGATGACGAGGACACCAGGGAGTTGCTTCTTGGTACGAGATCAACCCGATCTACAGCTGGATTTACTAGACCCTCTAAAGATGCTACTGGTGCCGCTAGAGGTGGAGCTTCCAAAAGAGGCAGGGGGAAAGGCTCATTGAAACAAACCACCCTTAGTTTCAGTCAATCAAG GTCAAGTGCTGCTATTCGCAGTGAGGAGGTGGACTCTTCCTCGGATGAGGACGCAGCAAACGAAGCAAATGAAGTTGTTGAAAATTCA GATCCTGAGGACAGTTTCCCACAAAGTGGACGGAAAAGGCCGGCTCCTAGAGGTAGAGGTCGGGCCAGAGGCACTACCACTGCGAAAAGAGGGAGGAAAGCCGACACTGGTTCCATGCCAAGCATGGTGATGAGCAAAGACGATGACAGCGACGAAGATGACAAGCCTAAGAAACCTCCGCCTCGG GTCACGAGGAACTACGGGGCCGTCAAGAGGAGATGA
- the LOC123055023 gene encoding double-strand break repair protein MRE11 isoform X4 yields the protein MEDDRDTLRILVATDCHLGYMEKDEIRRFDSFEAFEEICSLAKQKEVDFVLLGGDLFHENKPSRSTLVKTIEILRRYCLNDLPVKFQVVSDQTVNFPNRFGHVNYEDPHFNVGLPVFTIHGNHDDPAGVDNLSAIDILSACNLVNYFGKMDLGGSGVGQIAVHPVLVKKGTTTVALYGLGNIRDERLNRMFQTPHSVQWMRPESQEGLSVSDWFNILVLHQNRIKTNPKSAINEHFLPRFLDFVVWGHEHECLIDPQEVPGMGFHITQPGSSVATSLIDGEAKPKHVLLLEIKGNQYRPNKIPLMTVRPFEYAEVVLKDEADVDPNDQASVLEHLDKIVRNLIEKSSQPTASRSEAKLPLVRIKVDYSGFSTINPQRFGQKYVGKVANPQDILIFSKAAKKRQTTTGENIDESEKLRPEELNQQTIEALVAENNLKMEILPVDDLDIALHDFVSKDDKTAFYACLQRNLDETRKKLNSEAEKFKIEEEDIIVKVGECMQERVKEISLHSKGDTGLASSTQNLDSTRGKSVAAESSLNTFSDDEDTRELLLGTRSTRSTAGFTRPSKDATGAARGGASKRGRGKGSLKQTTLSFSQSRSSAAIRSEEVDSSSDEDAANEANEVVENSDPEDSFPQSGRKRPAPRGRGRARGTTTAKRGRKADTGSMPSMVMSKDDDSDEDDKPKKPPPRVTRNYGAVKRR from the exons AT GGAAGATGACAGAGACACGCTCCGGATACTTGTGGCCACCGATTGCCATCTGGGCTACATGGAGAAGGACGAGATACGAAGGTTTGATTCGTTCGAGGCTTTTGAGGAGATATGCTCGTTGGCAAAGCAGAAGGAG GTAGACTTTGTGCTTCTCGGTGGTGACCTGTTCCATGAGAACAAGCCTTCACGTTCAACCTTGGTGAAGACCATTGAGATTCTACGTCGCTACTGCCTGAATGACCTGCCAGTGAAGTTCCAGGTTGTCAGTGATCAGACAGTCAACTTCCCAAACAG ATTTGGCCATGTAAACTATGAAGACCCACATTTCAATGTTGGCTTGCCTGTGTTCACTATCCATGGAAATCATGATGATCCTGCTGGGGTG GATAACCTCTCTGCTATTGATATCCTTTCGGCTTGCAATCTTGTAAATTATTTTGGGAAGATGGACCTTGGCGGCTCTGGTGTTGGTCAAATAGCTGTCCATCCAGTACTTGTTAAAAAG GGTACAACTACAGTTGCACTATATGGCCTTGGGAACATTAGAGATGAGCGACTGAACAGAATGTTTCAG ACACCACATTCAGTACAATGGATGCGACCTGAAAGTCAAGAGGGTCTGTCCGTATCCGACTGGTTCAATATCCTGGTACTTCATCAGAACAG GATAAAGACAAACCCGAAAAGTGCCATCAATGAGCATTTCTTACCACGTTTTCTAGACTTCGTGGTATGGGGCCATGAGCATGAATGCCTTATTGACCCCCAG GAGGTCCCTGGAATGGGTTTTCACATCACGCAGCCAGGCTCATCAGTTGCAACCTCCCTGATTGACGGTGAAGCAAAACCAAAGCATGTTCTTTTGTTGGAAATCAAG GGAAACCAGTATAGGCCAAACAAAATACCTTTGATGACCGTTAGACCTTTTGAGTATGCTGAG GTTGTGCTGAAAGATGAAGCAGATGTCGACCCTAATGATCAGGCCTCTGTTCTTGAACATTTGGATAAAATT GTAAGAAATCTGATCGAAAAGAGTAGTCAACCAACAGCTAGTAGATCTGAAGCCAAACTTCCATTAGTTCGAATCAAG GTAGATTACTCTGGGTTTTCAACAATAAACCCGCAACGATTTGGTCAGAAGTATGTCGGCAAG GTTGCGAACCCCCAAGATATTCTCATTTTCTCAAAAGCAGCAAAGAAGCGCCAGACTACTACAGGAG AGAATATCGATGAGTCCGAGAAACTTCGTCCTGAGGAACTAAACCAACAAACTATTGAAGCTTTGGTTGCAGAAAATAACTTG AAAATGGAGATTCTTCCAGTTGACGACTTGGACATTGCATTGCATGACTTTGTCAGCAAGGATGACAAGACCGCATTCTATGCCTGTTTGCAGCGAAATCTGGATGAAACAAGG AAGAAACTGAATTCTGAAGCAGAGAAATTTAAAATCGAGGAAGAAGATATAATAGTCAAAGTCGGCGAGTGCATGCAG GAACGTGTAAAGGAAATATCCCTCCACTCCAAGGGAGACACAGGGCTTGCATCAAGCACTCAAAATTTG GATTCTACTAGAGGTAAATCTGTAGCAGCTGAAAGTAGCCTGAACACTTTTAGTGATGACGAGGACACCAGGGAGTTGCTTCTTGGTACGAGATCAACCCGATCTACAGCTGGATTTACTAGACCCTCTAAAGATGCTACTGGTGCCGCTAGAGGTGGAGCTTCCAAAAGAGGCAGGGGGAAAGGCTCATTGAAACAAACCACCCTTAGTTTCAGTCAATCAAG GTCAAGTGCTGCTATTCGCAGTGAGGAGGTGGACTCTTCCTCGGATGAGGACGCAGCAAACGAAGCAAATGAAGTTGTTGAAAATTCA GATCCTGAGGACAGTTTCCCACAAAGTGGACGGAAAAGGCCGGCTCCTAGAGGTAGAGGTCGGGCCAGAGGCACTACCACTGCGAAAAGAGGGAGGAAAGCCGACACTGGTTCCATGCCAAGCATGGTGATGAGCAAAGACGATGACAGCGACGAAGATGACAAGCCTAAGAAACCTCCGCCTCGG GTCACGAGGAACTACGGGGCCGTCAAGAGGAGATGA
- the LOC123055023 gene encoding double-strand break repair protein MRE11 isoform X2: MMLSCPPDLFAVECHCREDDRDTLRILVATDCHLGYMEKDEIRRFDSFEAFEEICSLAKQKEVDFVLLGGDLFHENKPSRSTLVKTIEILRRYCLNDLPVKFQVVSDQTVNFPNRFGHVNYEDPHFNVGLPVFTIHGNHDDPAGVDNLSAIDILSACNLVNYFGKMDLGGSGVGQIAVHPVLVKKGTTTVALYGLGNIRDERLNRMFQTPHSVQWMRPESQEGLSVSDWFNILVLHQNRIKTNPKSAINEHFLPRFLDFVVWGHEHECLIDPQEVPGMGFHITQPGSSVATSLIDGEAKPKHVLLLEIKGNQYRPNKIPLMTVRPFEYAEVVLKDEADVDPNDQASVLEHLDKIVRNLIEKSSQPTASRSEAKLPLVRIKVDYSGFSTINPQRFGQKYVGKVANPQDILIFSKAAKKRQTTTGENIDESEKLRPEELNQQTIEALVAENNLKMEILPVDDLDIALHDFVSKDDKTAFYACLQRNLDETRKKLNSEAEKFKIEEEDIIVKVGECMQERVKEISLHSKGDTGLASSTQNLDSTRGKSVAAESSLNTFSDDEDTRELLLGTRSTRSTAGFTRPSKDATGAARGGASKRGRGKGSLKQTTLSFSQSRSSAAIRSEEVDSSSDEDAANEANEVVENSDPEDSFPQSGRKRPAPRGRGRARGTTTAKRGRKADTGSMPSMVMSKDDDSDEDDKPKKPPPRVTRNYGAVKRR, translated from the exons ATGATGCTGTCCTGTCCTCCTGACCTGTTCGCTGTTGAATGCCACTGCAGGGAAGATGACAGAGACACGCTCCGGATACTTGTGGCCACCGATTGCCATCTGGGCTACATGGAGAAGGACGAGATACGAAGGTTTGATTCGTTCGAGGCTTTTGAGGAGATATGCTCGTTGGCAAAGCAGAAGGAG GTAGACTTTGTGCTTCTCGGTGGTGACCTGTTCCATGAGAACAAGCCTTCACGTTCAACCTTGGTGAAGACCATTGAGATTCTACGTCGCTACTGCCTGAATGACCTGCCAGTGAAGTTCCAGGTTGTCAGTGATCAGACAGTCAACTTCCCAAACAG ATTTGGCCATGTAAACTATGAAGACCCACATTTCAATGTTGGCTTGCCTGTGTTCACTATCCATGGAAATCATGATGATCCTGCTGGGGTG GATAACCTCTCTGCTATTGATATCCTTTCGGCTTGCAATCTTGTAAATTATTTTGGGAAGATGGACCTTGGCGGCTCTGGTGTTGGTCAAATAGCTGTCCATCCAGTACTTGTTAAAAAG GGTACAACTACAGTTGCACTATATGGCCTTGGGAACATTAGAGATGAGCGACTGAACAGAATGTTTCAG ACACCACATTCAGTACAATGGATGCGACCTGAAAGTCAAGAGGGTCTGTCCGTATCCGACTGGTTCAATATCCTGGTACTTCATCAGAACAG GATAAAGACAAACCCGAAAAGTGCCATCAATGAGCATTTCTTACCACGTTTTCTAGACTTCGTGGTATGGGGCCATGAGCATGAATGCCTTATTGACCCCCAG GAGGTCCCTGGAATGGGTTTTCACATCACGCAGCCAGGCTCATCAGTTGCAACCTCCCTGATTGACGGTGAAGCAAAACCAAAGCATGTTCTTTTGTTGGAAATCAAG GGAAACCAGTATAGGCCAAACAAAATACCTTTGATGACCGTTAGACCTTTTGAGTATGCTGAG GTTGTGCTGAAAGATGAAGCAGATGTCGACCCTAATGATCAGGCCTCTGTTCTTGAACATTTGGATAAAATT GTAAGAAATCTGATCGAAAAGAGTAGTCAACCAACAGCTAGTAGATCTGAAGCCAAACTTCCATTAGTTCGAATCAAG GTAGATTACTCTGGGTTTTCAACAATAAACCCGCAACGATTTGGTCAGAAGTATGTCGGCAAG GTTGCGAACCCCCAAGATATTCTCATTTTCTCAAAAGCAGCAAAGAAGCGCCAGACTACTACAGGAG AGAATATCGATGAGTCCGAGAAACTTCGTCCTGAGGAACTAAACCAACAAACTATTGAAGCTTTGGTTGCAGAAAATAACTTG AAAATGGAGATTCTTCCAGTTGACGACTTGGACATTGCATTGCATGACTTTGTCAGCAAGGATGACAAGACCGCATTCTATGCCTGTTTGCAGCGAAATCTGGATGAAACAAGG AAGAAACTGAATTCTGAAGCAGAGAAATTTAAAATCGAGGAAGAAGATATAATAGTCAAAGTCGGCGAGTGCATGCAG GAACGTGTAAAGGAAATATCCCTCCACTCCAAGGGAGACACAGGGCTTGCATCAAGCACTCAAAATTTG GATTCTACTAGAGGTAAATCTGTAGCAGCTGAAAGTAGCCTGAACACTTTTAGTGATGACGAGGACACCAGGGAGTTGCTTCTTGGTACGAGATCAACCCGATCTACAGCTGGATTTACTAGACCCTCTAAAGATGCTACTGGTGCCGCTAGAGGTGGAGCTTCCAAAAGAGGCAGGGGGAAAGGCTCATTGAAACAAACCACCCTTAGTTTCAGTCAATCAAG GTCAAGTGCTGCTATTCGCAGTGAGGAGGTGGACTCTTCCTCGGATGAGGACGCAGCAAACGAAGCAAATGAAGTTGTTGAAAATTCA GATCCTGAGGACAGTTTCCCACAAAGTGGACGGAAAAGGCCGGCTCCTAGAGGTAGAGGTCGGGCCAGAGGCACTACCACTGCGAAAAGAGGGAGGAAAGCCGACACTGGTTCCATGCCAAGCATGGTGATGAGCAAAGACGATGACAGCGACGAAGATGACAAGCCTAAGAAACCTCCGCCTCGG GTCACGAGGAACTACGGGGCCGTCAAGAGGAGATGA
- the LOC123055023 gene encoding double-strand break repair protein MRE11 isoform X1, with product MMLSCPPDLFAVECHCREDDRDTLRILVATDCHLGYMEKDEIRRFDSFEAFEEICSLAKQKEVDFVLLGGDLFHENKPSRSTLVKTIEILRRYCLNDLPVKFQVVSDQTVNFPNRFGHVNYEDPHFNVGLPVFTIHGNHDDPAGVDNLSAIDILSACNLVNYFGKMDLGGSGVGQIAVHPVLVKKGTTTVALYGLGNIRDERLNRMFQTPHSVQWMRPESQEGLSVSDWFNILVLHQNRIKTNPKSAINEHFLPRFLDFVVWGHEHECLIDPQEVPGMGFHITQPGSSVATSLIDGEAKPKHVLLLEIKGNQYRPNKIPLMTVRPFEYAEVVLKDEADVDPNDQASVLEHLDKIVRNLIEKSSQPTASRSEAKLPLVRIKVDYSGFSTINPQRFGQKYVGKVANPQDILIFSKAAKKRQTTTGENIDESEKLRPEELNQQTIEALVAENNLKMEILPVDDLDIALHDFVSKDDKTAFYACLQRNLDETRKKLNSEAEKFKIEEEDIIVKVGECMQERVKEISLHSKGDTGLASSTQNLQDSTRGKSVAAESSLNTFSDDEDTRELLLGTRSTRSTAGFTRPSKDATGAARGGASKRGRGKGSLKQTTLSFSQSRSSAAIRSEEVDSSSDEDAANEANEVVENSDPEDSFPQSGRKRPAPRGRGRARGTTTAKRGRKADTGSMPSMVMSKDDDSDEDDKPKKPPPRVTRNYGAVKRR from the exons ATGATGCTGTCCTGTCCTCCTGACCTGTTCGCTGTTGAATGCCACTGCAGGGAAGATGACAGAGACACGCTCCGGATACTTGTGGCCACCGATTGCCATCTGGGCTACATGGAGAAGGACGAGATACGAAGGTTTGATTCGTTCGAGGCTTTTGAGGAGATATGCTCGTTGGCAAAGCAGAAGGAG GTAGACTTTGTGCTTCTCGGTGGTGACCTGTTCCATGAGAACAAGCCTTCACGTTCAACCTTGGTGAAGACCATTGAGATTCTACGTCGCTACTGCCTGAATGACCTGCCAGTGAAGTTCCAGGTTGTCAGTGATCAGACAGTCAACTTCCCAAACAG ATTTGGCCATGTAAACTATGAAGACCCACATTTCAATGTTGGCTTGCCTGTGTTCACTATCCATGGAAATCATGATGATCCTGCTGGGGTG GATAACCTCTCTGCTATTGATATCCTTTCGGCTTGCAATCTTGTAAATTATTTTGGGAAGATGGACCTTGGCGGCTCTGGTGTTGGTCAAATAGCTGTCCATCCAGTACTTGTTAAAAAG GGTACAACTACAGTTGCACTATATGGCCTTGGGAACATTAGAGATGAGCGACTGAACAGAATGTTTCAG ACACCACATTCAGTACAATGGATGCGACCTGAAAGTCAAGAGGGTCTGTCCGTATCCGACTGGTTCAATATCCTGGTACTTCATCAGAACAG GATAAAGACAAACCCGAAAAGTGCCATCAATGAGCATTTCTTACCACGTTTTCTAGACTTCGTGGTATGGGGCCATGAGCATGAATGCCTTATTGACCCCCAG GAGGTCCCTGGAATGGGTTTTCACATCACGCAGCCAGGCTCATCAGTTGCAACCTCCCTGATTGACGGTGAAGCAAAACCAAAGCATGTTCTTTTGTTGGAAATCAAG GGAAACCAGTATAGGCCAAACAAAATACCTTTGATGACCGTTAGACCTTTTGAGTATGCTGAG GTTGTGCTGAAAGATGAAGCAGATGTCGACCCTAATGATCAGGCCTCTGTTCTTGAACATTTGGATAAAATT GTAAGAAATCTGATCGAAAAGAGTAGTCAACCAACAGCTAGTAGATCTGAAGCCAAACTTCCATTAGTTCGAATCAAG GTAGATTACTCTGGGTTTTCAACAATAAACCCGCAACGATTTGGTCAGAAGTATGTCGGCAAG GTTGCGAACCCCCAAGATATTCTCATTTTCTCAAAAGCAGCAAAGAAGCGCCAGACTACTACAGGAG AGAATATCGATGAGTCCGAGAAACTTCGTCCTGAGGAACTAAACCAACAAACTATTGAAGCTTTGGTTGCAGAAAATAACTTG AAAATGGAGATTCTTCCAGTTGACGACTTGGACATTGCATTGCATGACTTTGTCAGCAAGGATGACAAGACCGCATTCTATGCCTGTTTGCAGCGAAATCTGGATGAAACAAGG AAGAAACTGAATTCTGAAGCAGAGAAATTTAAAATCGAGGAAGAAGATATAATAGTCAAAGTCGGCGAGTGCATGCAG GAACGTGTAAAGGAAATATCCCTCCACTCCAAGGGAGACACAGGGCTTGCATCAAGCACTCAAAATTTG CAGGATTCTACTAGAGGTAAATCTGTAGCAGCTGAAAGTAGCCTGAACACTTTTAGTGATGACGAGGACACCAGGGAGTTGCTTCTTGGTACGAGATCAACCCGATCTACAGCTGGATTTACTAGACCCTCTAAAGATGCTACTGGTGCCGCTAGAGGTGGAGCTTCCAAAAGAGGCAGGGGGAAAGGCTCATTGAAACAAACCACCCTTAGTTTCAGTCAATCAAG GTCAAGTGCTGCTATTCGCAGTGAGGAGGTGGACTCTTCCTCGGATGAGGACGCAGCAAACGAAGCAAATGAAGTTGTTGAAAATTCA GATCCTGAGGACAGTTTCCCACAAAGTGGACGGAAAAGGCCGGCTCCTAGAGGTAGAGGTCGGGCCAGAGGCACTACCACTGCGAAAAGAGGGAGGAAAGCCGACACTGGTTCCATGCCAAGCATGGTGATGAGCAAAGACGATGACAGCGACGAAGATGACAAGCCTAAGAAACCTCCGCCTCGG GTCACGAGGAACTACGGGGCCGTCAAGAGGAGATGA
- the LOC123055025 gene encoding sm-like protein LSM7 → MAGRKETALDLAKFVDKGVQVKLTGGRQVTGTLKGYDQLLNLVLDEAVESEREQDDPLKLSTKTRQLGLIVCRGTAVMLVSPTDGTDEIANPFLAAEGAS, encoded by the exons aTG GCGGGGCGCAAGGAGACGGCGCTCGACCTGGCCAAGTTCGTCGACAAGGGCGTCCAGGTCAAGCTCACCGGCGGCCGCCAAG TTACAGGAACCTTGAAGGGATATGACCAGCTGCTCAACTTAGTGCTGGATGAAGCAGTCGAGTCTGAAAGAG AGCAAGATGACCCGTTGAAGCTGTCAACCAAGACCAGACAACTTGGTCTCATT GTGTGCAGAGGCACTGCTGTCATGCTGGTGTCACCAACTGATGGAACCGACGAGATTGCCAACCCCTTCCTCGCAGCGGAGGGGGCGTCATAA
- the LOC123055026 gene encoding N-terminal acetyltransferase A complex catalytic subunit NAA10 yields the protein MVCIRQATIDDLLAMQACNLMCLPENYQMKYYFYHMLSWPQLLFVAEDYGGRIVGYVLAKMEEDPSEPCHGHITSLAVLRSHRKLGLATKLMSAAQAAMDQVFGAEYVSLHVRRSNRAAFNLYTSTLGYQIHDIEAKYYADGEDAYDMRKMLRQPVPKKHHHHHHAGGGCCSHDAPAAAAAGSSPTSASPEKKADS from the coding sequence atggTGTGCATCCGGCAGGCGACGATCGACGACCTGCTGGCGATGCAGGCGTGCAACCTGATGTGCCTGCCGGAGAACTACCAGATGAAGTACTACTTCTACCACATGCTGTCGTGGCCGCAGCTGCTGTTCGTCGCCGAGGACTACGGCGGCCGCATCGTCGGCTACGTGCTGGCCAAGATGGAGGAGGACCCCTCGGAGCCCTGCCACGGCCACATCACCTCGCTCGCGGTCCTCCGATCCCACCGCAAGCTCGGCCTCGCCACCAAGCTCATGTCGGCCGCGCAGGCCGCTATGGACCAGGTCTTCGGCGCCGAGTACGTCTCGCTCCACGTCCGCCGCTCCAACCGCGCCGCCTTCAACCTCTACACCTCCACCCTCGGCTACCAGATCCATGACATCGAGGCCAAGTACTACGCCGACGGCGAGGACGCCTACGACATGCGCAAGATGCTGCGCCAGCCCGTGCCcaagaagcaccaccaccaccaccacgccggcgGGGGCTGCTGCTCCCACGATGCCCCCGCTGCCGCGGCGGCCGGCTCGTCCCCGACTTCTGCTTCGCCCGAGAAGAAGGCCGACTCGTGA